The genomic interval CGCCGCCGGGCAGCTGCTCTTCGGCGCCGTTCATGCGGTGCACGACACCGCGCATGGTCTCGCCTTCGACCGTGGTGTAGGCGGTGGTGCCGACGAGTGACCCACCGAACGCGATGTTGAGGTCGTCGGTCTCGGCAGCGGATGCTGCTGGTGTCACGGCTGCTCCGATCACGAGTGCTGCGGTGAACGCCGCGACAATGCGGAGGGTTCTATGAGACATTCTCTCTGCTCCATTGCGTCAAGAGTGGGGACCCGGCCGACGCTATCAAAGACCCGATGTATGAACAAGGGATCCCCGCAAAGTGCGCCCGGAACTCTGTTGTGTTCAGTCATTCATCGGGTGTCTCAGCGATATATCGGTATACCCGGCAGGAATGGTTCCCGGTCGGACTAGCGTGGTGGCCATGCGCTTCCCCTCTGCGATCAGAGCCGCACAGCGGGCCCCGCTGCTGCAGGTGCTGAAGTCGGCCGCAGCGACCATCGCGGCCTGGCTGATCGCCGGATGGCTGCTGCCGGGGCCGCTGCCGGTGTTCGCGGCGATCGCCGCGCTGCTGGTCGTGCAGCCGAGCGTGAATCAGTCGCTGTCGAAGGCGATCGAGCGCAGCGCCGGGGTGATCATCGGCGTCGTGATCGCGGTGCTGCTGACGCTGCTGCTCGGTTCGCAGAGCTGGGTCGTGCTGGCCGCCGTTCTCGTCGCCATGCTGGTCGCGTGGGCGCTTCGGGCCTCGACCGGCACGGGAAATCAGGTCGCGATCTCGGCCCTGCTGGTGCTCGCCCTCGGCGCCTCGAACCCCGCGTACGCGGCCGAGCGCATCATCGAGACCCTGATCGGAGCCGCGATCGGCCTGATCGTGAACTTCGCGATCGTGCCGCCGGTGCTCTCGGGCCCTGCGCGTCGGGATGTCACTCTGCTGGGGCGCGAAGTGGCAGCATCCCTCGACCGTCTCGGCGAGGCGCTGCCCTCGGTCCACACCAGCGCGCAGCTGCACGAGCTGATGCTGCAGGTGCGGCTGCTGCGTCCGATGAAGGACGCCGCCGAAGCGTCGCTCAAGGCCGCCAAGGAGTCACTGTCATTGAACCCGCGTCGCTCGCGGCACGGCGACGAACTGACCGATATCCAGGCGCTTTACGAGCGACTCTCCCCTGTCGTCACGCAGGTGATCGGCATGACTCGCGCGTACTTCGACCACTACGACGACACCCTCGCCGATGACGCTGCCGTGCGGGCGATCGCCGAGCAGCTGCACCGCGCGGGGCACGATGTGCGGCTCGCGGTGCAGACGCTGGCGCAGTCGTCGGATGCCCCGAATGCAACGGATGCGGGCGAGCCCGCCCCGATGACCTCGGCCATGCCGGCGTTGACGGCTCCCCTGGTGGTGCGGCCACCGGCATCCGATCATTGGATTCTCGTCGGCTCGCTCATGGAGGACCTCCGTCGCATCCACGGCGAGCTCGCCGGCGACTGACTCCGCTCCGGCCTCGCGGCCCACTCCTCGCGGCTCACTCCTCGCGGCCGGGTACGGATGGCGGTCGATTTCGCGGCGTGTCGGCCGCCATCCGTTCAGGCTCCCGCCATCCGTTCGGGGATTCGGGCGGGGACCACAGGCTGCGGAGGCCGCGGACTCGTGCTCAGTCGAGGCCCCGAAGGACGGTGTCGACGGCGAAGGTGAGTTCGGTGCGGGCATCGGGCGCCTCGCGCTGAACGCTCAGTCGAGGGAAGGACTTGGCGACAGCATCCGACAGCCAGGGAGCGGGTGCAGCCGCCGTCAGGCTCCGCTCCATGGCCGCGTACGTGCGCGTCAGGCTGTCGAGCAGCAGGGCGATCCGCAGCGGGTCGGCCTGCACGTCGTCGGTGATCGCGGTGACCAGGGCATCGATCCACGCGTAGGCACGCGGCTGCACTGGCAGCCGCGTGGGCGCGACATCCGAGAGCCAGGGGTGCGCGGCATAGACGCCCGCGAGGTGCCGGACCCAGACGCGGCAGCGCTCCCGCCAGTCGGATGCTGTGATCTCGGGCGGATCGCCGATGGCAGCATCCACCATCAATTCCACCAGCTCGG from Microbacterium sp. H1-D42 carries:
- a CDS encoding FUSC family protein — encoded protein: MRFPSAIRAAQRAPLLQVLKSAAATIAAWLIAGWLLPGPLPVFAAIAALLVVQPSVNQSLSKAIERSAGVIIGVVIAVLLTLLLGSQSWVVLAAVLVAMLVAWALRASTGTGNQVAISALLVLALGASNPAYAAERIIETLIGAAIGLIVNFAIVPPVLSGPARRDVTLLGREVAASLDRLGEALPSVHTSAQLHELMLQVRLLRPMKDAAEASLKAAKESLSLNPRRSRHGDELTDIQALYERLSPVVTQVIGMTRAYFDHYDDTLADDAAVRAIAEQLHRAGHDVRLAVQTLAQSSDAPNATDAGEPAPMTSAMPALTAPLVVRPPASDHWILVGSLMEDLRRIHGELAGD
- a CDS encoding TetR/AcrR family transcriptional regulator produces the protein MHSQDDRAIRQLWGLEAPTVRGPKARWTTAEVSSVAVDLADEIGLESLSLARVAARLEMTTTALYRYVGSKAELVELMVDAAIGDPPEITASDWRERCRVWVRHLAGVYAAHPWLSDVAPTRLPVQPRAYAWIDALVTAITDDVQADPLRIALLLDSLTRTYAAMERSLTAAAPAPWLSDAVAKSFPRLSVQREAPDARTELTFAVDTVLRGLD